The following are from one region of the Brienomyrus brachyistius isolate T26 chromosome 4, BBRACH_0.4, whole genome shotgun sequence genome:
- the LOC125740329 gene encoding tripartite motif-containing protein 16-like isoform X4, whose product MAEASVAVDQNQFSCPICLDLLKDPVTINCGHSYCMSCIKSCWDEEDRFGVYSCPHCRQTFIPRPVLGRNTILAEVVENLKKTGLQAATPADHYAGPGDVECDVCTGRKHKAVKSCLVCLASYCETHLQPHYESPAFKKHKQTDPTRHLQDKVCSHHDKPLEVYCRTDQQCICYLCMLDEHRGHDTVSAAAGRAEIQKQMVETQREFQQRIQMREKELQELREAVASITSSAKSAVEDSERIFTAMIRFIERRRSEVTKLIRDQEKAVVSQTEGDMKRLKQDIDELKRRHSELEQLSHTEDHIHFLQRYQGLPVTPEAGFGPRISVSPRCSFENMRKVVSELKDQLENVCEKKMAETHHTVTKDTILPVLVPTTRSEFLQYSCQLTLDPNKAHRNLSLSEGNRKVTWGAEQPYPDHPERFDCWEQVLCRESLTGRCYWEAEWSGDDAWIAVTCKGIGRKGDSDDCVLGFNDKSWMLCCSPDSYSVCHNNKPAVTSIKISGSRRVGVYLDWAAGTLSFYRVSSDKLTLLYSFTSSFTEPLYPGFYVYPNSPVSLCMLG is encoded by the exons atggcagaagccagtGTTGCAGTGGATCAGAACCAGTTCAGCTGTCCAATCTGTCTGGATCTACTGAAGGATCCAGTGACTATCAActgtggacacagttactgtatgagctgcattaagagctgctgggatgaggaagatcgttttggagtttacagctgcccccactgcagacagaccttcatacccagacctgttctgggcagaaacaccatactggctgaagtggtggagaacctgaagaagactggactacaagcagctactcctgctgaccattacgctggacctggagatgtggagtgtgacgtctgtactgggagaaaacacaaagctgtaaagtcctgcctggtgtgtctggcctcttactgtgaaactcacctccagcctcactatgagtctccagcttttaagaagcacaagcAGACTGATCCTACTAGACATCTGcaggacaaggtctgttcccaccatgacaaacccctggaagtctactgccgtaccgaccagcagtgtatctgttatctctgtatgctggatgaacacagaggccatgatacagtctcagctgctgcaggaagggcggagatacag AAACAAATGGTTGAAacacagagggaatttcagcagagaattcagatgagagagaaggagctgcaggagctgagagaggctgtggcctcaatcaca agctcagcaaaGTCAGCCGTggaggacagcgagaggatcttcactgcAATGATCCGCTTTattgagagaagacgctctgaggtgacaaagctgattagagatcaggagaaggctgtaGTGAGCCAGACTGAAGGAGACATGAAGAGACTGAAGCAGGatattgatgaactgaagaggagacactctgagttggagcagctttcacacacagaggatcacatccatttcctccag aggtaCCAGGGTCTTCCTGTCacccctgaagctggatttggacccagaatctccgTCAGTCCACGCTGCTCTTTTGAGAATATGAGGAAGGTGGTTTCTGAGCTGAAGgatcaactggagaatgtttGCGAAAAGAAAATGGCAGAGACCCATCATACAG ttaccaaagacaccaTCCTACCAGTATTAGTGCCCACGACCAGATCGGAATTCTTacaat actcctgccagctgacgctggaccccaacaaaGCACACAGaaacctgtctctgtcagaggggaacaggaaggtgacatggggggcagagcagccatatcctgatcatccagagagatttgactgctgggagcaagttctgtgcagagagagtctgactggtcgctgttactgggaggctgagtggagtggagatgatgcctggatagcagtgacttgtaaaggaatcgggaggaaaggagacaGTGATGACTGTGTgcttggattcaatgacaagtcatggatgctgtgctgctctcctgacagttactctgtctgtcaCAATAATAAACCGGCTGTTACATCCATAAAGatctcaggctcccgcagagtaggagtgtatctggactgggcggctggtactctgtccttctacagagtctcctctgataaactgaccctcctgtacagcttcacctcctcattcactgaacccctttATCCAGGGTTTTATGTTTATCCAAACTCCCCTGTGTCGctatgcatgctgggatag